TAATTAATGATTTACTACAGCCACAGTGCGCCAGCATCCTTCAGCAGCGGGACAAGTCCACCGCCAAGGTGCAGCGACATTATCTTGTCCGTGGAGCCAACGAGATTGCCGCCGATGAACACGGCTGGCACCGGTGGCTTCCGGCCTAGCAGCTTCATGAGTGCCTTCTCCATCTCCTTCCCGCTCACTGCGTCCTCGTCGAGCTCGTGGACAGAAGTGTGGACGCCAAGGTCGTGGAAGAGGCTCTTCACGGTGTAGCACATGCAGCAGGAGCTGCAGCTAAAGATCACCACCGCTCGCTGCGAAGCCAATTTCATCACCTTATCCATCACCGTCTTGTAGTAATATCACCAGGCACACAGCACTACTTAGTGCATGGGAAGCTATGCATTGCATTCGACAGTTGTTTATATAGGCAGAGAAAGGGAGGATTTGGTGACTGTTTATGGGGAAATTGATCAAGAAAACTCTGGTCAAGGCATTGCACCAAATGGACAAGTGGGGTTGGATGGAGGTCGAATCTTGCTTCAGAGCAAGTGGGTACTTGTACTACCTCATGCAAGAAGATGGACGTTAATTAGTTTATGTCATGTACTTTCTTTCAGCTAGCCTGGTTTACTGATAAGATTTTGGATATGGTTCTTCCACTTTGTTCCAAAGAATCCATCACTGCAACTTGTAGAAAAGGAGTAGATTGTATGTGTTTGTATTTAAGTCAAACTTGTTTGAGAACAACTTAATTAGCAACATGTTTAATTATTTAGAGGGGAAAGCAATAAATGGATAATagagagaatatatatatatatatatatatatatatatatatatatatatatatatatatatatatatatatatatatatatatcctttctATTCTATATTAAGAcaaatatatatgttatagaggATAGAAGCattttgatttctttcaaatcgGAATGAAATTAAATCGCTACATGTGATTCGTTTTGAAATAATACACGCCTCTAAGACCTTACGAAACATTATCAATCCGTGACTCTTTAACTATAGCTATACTGGCAAGCATTGAACTCACTCGATATACCTAACTAGGTGGTTCGAGAGCATCAAGTATATAGCTAGATAATCCTAGAGGGTTCAGTTAGAGGATGGTCTGGATGGGCTAAGTGAGCCGAGTAAACCCATTGATCACCCTCTCGATATGAAATTCCTGGCTCCCGTCCCTGCCATTGATCTCATTCAATCGAAGGGCCAAATGGTTCATAGTAGCTAGACAATCCGAATAGGTTGACAATGTCAAACGATTTGGATGGCTGGACGAGTCAAGCATGTTGAATATTTTAGACGAGTCGATTGAGTTTGTCCTACTAGAAAGGTGAAGTAGATCAAATGACCCATACTAGTAAGACAAGTTGATCCATGCAAGTGATCAGTTGGTTAGTTAATCTGAATGAGTCAACTAGCTAGGTTAGTTACATTGGATAGGTCAACCAAGGAGGATGATTCGACCAAGTTAATTATATGCCTAAGTGAATGATTCAGTAACTTGAGAAGTCCGTGGCTCAAGTAGTAGTGTGGTCTATATATCCAAGCAAGCTGATCGGGTCAGTCAAAACAAGTTGTTCATATTAGCCAGTCATGTTGGGTGGATCTAATTGGTGCAAATGAACTAAATAGGCTTGTTTGGCCTAGCAATATATGGATTGATTGAATTAGTCAAGTTGGGTGCATTGATTGATTTAGATATGTCAGAAGGTTTAATTGATTTGATCAGTCGTGAAGCTCGTTGATCTAATTAGGCATGATGACCTGAACAGACCAAGGAAGCTGAGGATTGACAGGTTGAAGAAACAAATTATTTATCCACCTATGTATCTCAATCGTTAaagtaaattaaacaactaagGGATATATTAagtaatatttatttatattcatcaTTCCTTTATACTTTACTCTTTAGATAGAGAAACAAATACAGAGTTTGGTCTAGTCGAATTCCATATTATCAAAATTGAATCAGAGATCAAATCGATAATCCTAATAAAAAGCAAAAGCTTCAATTCGTGCATGCATGCCTTTACcaaaaatatgcatgctcatTGAAAAAGCATTATGATATTACAGAGCGTACGGCCTTGTTGACATACAATCAAAGCACAGTCAAAGAGAACATTTGATGTGAGAGGTGCATGGAGATAGACAGATAGATGATTCCGAGGATATGGTGGTATTGAAGAAAACCTGGAGCCTCTCTCTATGTCCCATATTCCACTGCAatcttttctctctctctcaccGTCTCTCTCTTCCTTTGATTTAGTATCTTTAAAAGAGGAGATAAGAGGAGTTGATGAACACCAAGCTACCAGTTTTCATCTGCAAATCTACTTCATGTATGTGTTCCCATCAAATCTTTGATGCTGCAATCCACATTTGATACCACTTTTTATCAACAAGAGGTATCTTTGATTTAATAGTAAGGAGTAGATAAATCTCTGTCACGGTTTTAGTATGATAAGACAGAATATGCACACTTGAGAAAATTAATCATGTACGCTAATCATCTTAAATGTTTTTTACGGTCCATACTcaaattatataaagaaaggtAAATCATGGGATCAACTTATAGTCgaacataaaaaaattaatcatcGAACAATAATgcgttgttttattattattattttttaataacttTTATGTATTCCAAGTCTCTCATCAAAGAATACCCAAGCACTTAGAGATTTGAGCACCTTAGTTCACAAAGGACTCAAAATACCGAGCAGATCGAATGTTTGGAAGGTCGAGTTGTAAGGACCCAGGGGCgaaattaagaaatttatttatgAAACTGTCTAAGATCACACAAGCACAAATTAAAGGATTAATTTATGAAATATTTtatgaattttagaaatttttccaaattttaattgaatttatatgacatattttaaggggatATAACTATTAAATTTGAGGGAAAGCATATGATACTCGGTTAGGTTGGGAGTTGATTTAGCTTAATTAACTTAAGGATAGGAATATTAAATCTAGGTATTCATCTCTCGCCCGATTCCTCACGATTTTTCCCAAAGTCGCCGACATCACCTCCGCATGGTGCTTCCCACCGTGCCCTAAGCTTCGATCAGGTGCCACTACACGCGGACGAACTTCTGGAAACGGCCTCTCCGACGGCGCTAAAGCCTTGGTGAGAGCTTCGAGCGGTGGTACGAGGGAGAGAAAGGCAAGTACATACCCTTATGGTTGTGCGAGATCTATAAGGTATGGGGTAGGAACATGGAAGTTACGAAATGCCTATTTATGTGATTGGAACAGCGGTATGGTTTACAATTGGATTCTCCCTTGTAGAGTTGTGAATCAGTTTATGGTTTTATTGATACTTCTGTTTGTTTCGCACTGCTTCAGGATTTTTGTCAGTGCCTTCTAATTTGATGAAGTTTGTTTGCCTCGGTGTGATTTTCTCGTGGTTTTCTGACG
The genomic region above belongs to Zingiber officinale cultivar Zhangliang chromosome 11A, Zo_v1.1, whole genome shotgun sequence and contains:
- the LOC122032379 gene encoding putative glutaredoxin-C14, with amino-acid sequence MDKVMKLASQRAVVIFSCSSCCMCYTVKSLFHDLGVHTSVHELDEDAVSGKEMEKALMKLLGRKPPVPAVFIGGNLVGSTDKIMSLHLGGGLVPLLKDAGALWL